The Watersipora subatra chromosome 1, tzWatSuba1.1, whole genome shotgun sequence genome has a window encoding:
- the LOC137404939 gene encoding syntaxin-12-like: MDSSRQRINSPLSSYGAIAGEVRGSFEELSREISNLIFKINSNATVIERQSKRIATKDDNSQLRQKLHEVQQETNTIAADITRSLQTLNDICGQRDKQKRLQVDRLKNSFRSALEKYHEIQKKLTDKIKMETLKNQRAQSFDQEPDAWSDEAALFEQNERRQQLMQQQAEAEDDLAFMREREERVRQLESDVLDVNEIFKQLGTMVQEQGDLVDHIETNVISAADYVEEGNVELGNAVTYQKSSRKKLCILVIICLIIAAVIAIILGVTLSKH, encoded by the exons TCATTTGAAGAACTATCTAGGGAGATCAGCAACTTGATATTTAAAATCAACAGCAATG CTACTGTCATTGAAAGACAAAGCAAACGCATTGCTACTAAAGATGATAACTCTCAGCTCAGACAAAAGCT GCATGAGGTCCAGCAGGAGACAAATACTATAGCTGCTGATATTACAAGATCACTCCAAACCCTCAATGATATTTGTGGCCAGCGTGACAAA CAAAAGAGGCTGCAGGTGGACCGGCTAAAGAATAGTTTTCGTAGCGCACTAGAAAAATATCACGAAATTCAAAAG AAACTCACTGACAAAATCAAAATGGAAACACTGAAAAACCAAAGAGCGCAAAGTTTTGACCAG GAGCCAGACGCCTGGTCAGACGAGgcagcactttttgagcaaAATGAACGGAGGCAACAGCTGATGCAACAACAAGCTGAAGCAGAAGATGATTTAGCTTTTATGAGGGAACGAGAAGAGAGAGTTCGCCAACTTGAG AGTGATGTACTGGATGTAAATGAGATTTTCAAGCAGCTTGGAACAATGGTTCAGGAACAAGGAGATCTCGTAG ATCATATAGAAACAAATGTTATCAGTGCAGCAGACTATGTGGAAGAAGGAAACGTTGAACTTGGTAACGCTGTCACATATCAG AAATCGAGCCGGAAAAAGCTGTGTATATTGGTCATCATATGCCTGATAATTGCTGCTGTTATAGCCATTATCCTCGGGGTGACTCTCTCCAAACATTAG